The following coding sequences lie in one Marinobacter sp. ANT_B65 genomic window:
- a CDS encoding NAD(P)H-dependent flavin oxidoreductase encodes MKTRITEMFGIRHPIIQGGMHHVGYAELASAVSNAGGLGIITGLTQPTPEDLAREIARCHEMTDKPFGVNLTFLPSFSTPPYPEYIDAIIAGGVKAVETAGRSPEKYMPQLKAAGIKVIHKCTSVRHALKAERIGCDAVSVDGFECAGHPGEDDIPNFILLPRAAEELKIPFVASGGMADGRSLVAAMALGAEGMNMGTRFLATKDAPIHDNVKQAIVEADELQTRLIMRNLRNTERVLNNAAVKEIIRIEKEKGEAETIDDIRHLVTGAKGRLVLQEGKMDEAAWSCGMVAGLIHDIPTCDELIRNIMAEAETIVRQRLTGFLEN; translated from the coding sequence ATGAAGACCAGAATCACCGAGATGTTTGGTATCCGCCACCCGATCATTCAGGGAGGCATGCACCATGTTGGCTATGCCGAACTGGCATCAGCCGTCTCCAATGCCGGTGGCCTGGGTATCATTACAGGGCTTACCCAGCCCACGCCGGAGGATCTGGCGCGGGAGATTGCCCGGTGCCATGAGATGACAGACAAGCCGTTTGGCGTGAACCTCACCTTTCTGCCTTCTTTCAGTACACCGCCTTATCCTGAGTATATCGATGCGATCATTGCGGGTGGTGTGAAGGCTGTTGAAACGGCTGGTCGCAGTCCGGAAAAGTACATGCCTCAGCTGAAGGCCGCTGGCATTAAAGTGATTCACAAATGCACATCAGTACGTCATGCCCTGAAAGCAGAGCGGATTGGCTGTGACGCGGTCAGTGTTGATGGTTTTGAATGTGCGGGCCACCCCGGTGAAGACGACATTCCAAACTTTATTCTGTTGCCCCGGGCAGCGGAAGAACTGAAAATCCCGTTTGTTGCCTCTGGCGGTATGGCGGATGGCCGTAGCCTGGTGGCGGCCATGGCGCTGGGTGCAGAAGGCATGAATATGGGAACCCGGTTTCTTGCCACCAAGGATGCCCCCATTCACGACAACGTCAAACAGGCGATTGTAGAGGCTGATGAGCTGCAGACAAGGCTCATCATGCGCAACCTGCGCAACACGGAAAGGGTTCTGAACAACGCTGCCGTAAAGGAAATTATCCGCATTGAAAAAGAGAAAGGCGAAGCCGAAACCATTGATGACATTCGTCATCTGGTAACCGGTGCCAAAGGCCGCCTCGTGCTTCAGGAAGGAAAAATGGACGAGGCAGCCTGGAGTTGCGGCATGGTGGCGGGGCTGATTCATGATATCCCGACCTGCGACGAGCTGATCCGGAATATCATGGCCGAAGCTGAAACCATTGTGCGCCAACGCCTGACGGGTTTTCTGGAAAACTAG
- a CDS encoding metallophosphoesterase family protein, whose amino-acid sequence MNPIFPKMALAASIITLAGCNGGSGSSSTDEAAAPSAESHFSVLPYVQNPSSTAITVSWFSDSAEPGTISVDGIGSFTSESGLAEALTYGTSEIDYIHGDSNFGETHPGVVGGEAPAPSYKHYARITRLAPGTSYNYSVEQPGASIFSSTFSTTPILGSREPVRFITMSDMETEPESTQKTVRWTASALAIGGDKLGTDPDTYTRQYPVDQTTGYKANLVYATERNPDFWVIAGDLVEKGGRQLDWDEFWRHSAGEWGTLASTTPIFPALGNHENYWHPDAPGYNSEASMLSYDKWNTYWDLPTNYATDERYEKRFYRVDYGPVTLITLDSSNGNDADPSQDTNLYIDGVESRVPDFNPGSEQWNWAIRELANAQAQGQIIFVQFHHTSFGTGVHSLPSGSAGIANGEDSQSGMPMRVYQDLFERYGVTAVLSGHDELVEYVSINGVSYWDVGFAGDGLRGPGYPPTTDYVPFDLLPAEAQETHWSAHGDAPEIWNGNQLIDGGKHYGFLEVDVRPSGDYNYEVIMTPRYVFPLTDEAGSPTGVFEHRQYNNVVRVIVER is encoded by the coding sequence ATGAATCCAATATTTCCGAAAATGGCTCTGGCTGCGAGTATTATTACTCTCGCAGGATGCAATGGTGGTTCCGGCTCGTCATCGACAGACGAAGCCGCTGCCCCATCAGCGGAAAGCCACTTCAGTGTTTTACCCTATGTCCAGAACCCTTCTTCTACCGCCATAACAGTCAGCTGGTTCAGTGATTCAGCCGAGCCCGGCACGATTTCTGTCGACGGTATAGGTTCCTTTACATCCGAATCCGGGCTGGCAGAAGCGCTGACCTATGGCACGTCAGAAATAGACTATATCCATGGCGACTCAAACTTCGGCGAAACACACCCGGGTGTTGTGGGTGGCGAAGCTCCGGCTCCCAGCTACAAGCACTACGCCAGAATCACGAGACTTGCCCCAGGCACTTCCTACAACTATTCCGTTGAGCAACCGGGAGCAAGCATTTTTTCGTCAACATTCAGCACAACCCCTATCCTGGGAAGCCGTGAGCCTGTCAGGTTTATTACTATGTCAGACATGGAGACAGAGCCTGAGTCAACGCAAAAAACCGTCCGGTGGACCGCCAGTGCCCTTGCTATCGGGGGAGATAAACTCGGAACAGATCCTGATACCTACACCCGTCAGTATCCGGTTGACCAGACAACCGGATATAAAGCAAATCTGGTCTATGCAACTGAACGAAATCCGGATTTCTGGGTGATTGCAGGCGACCTCGTTGAAAAAGGCGGCCGCCAGCTGGACTGGGACGAGTTCTGGCGACACAGCGCTGGTGAATGGGGCACCCTGGCGTCTACCACGCCTATATTCCCGGCCCTGGGTAATCACGAGAACTACTGGCACCCCGATGCGCCCGGATACAATTCAGAAGCCTCCATGCTGTCCTACGACAAATGGAATACCTATTGGGATCTTCCGACAAACTATGCAACCGATGAGCGTTATGAGAAACGCTTCTACCGCGTTGATTATGGCCCTGTAACCCTCATCACCCTCGATTCATCAAATGGTAACGACGCAGATCCAAGTCAGGATACCAACCTGTATATTGACGGCGTTGAGTCGCGAGTCCCCGACTTCAACCCTGGAAGCGAACAGTGGAACTGGGCAATACGCGAACTCGCGAATGCCCAGGCACAGGGCCAGATCATTTTCGTCCAGTTCCATCACACCTCATTTGGCACAGGTGTTCACAGCCTGCCCTCGGGTTCTGCCGGTATCGCTAACGGAGAAGATAGCCAGTCCGGTATGCCGATGCGGGTATATCAGGACCTGTTCGAACGCTACGGTGTAACAGCCGTACTCTCCGGACACGACGAACTGGTGGAATATGTGAGCATCAATGGTGTGAGCTACTGGGATGTCGGCTTTGCCGGTGATGGTCTCCGGGGCCCGGGCTACCCACCGACAACGGACTATGTGCCATTTGACCTCTTGCCAGCGGAAGCCCAGGAAACCCACTGGAGCGCCCATGGCGATGCTCCGGAAATCTGGAACGGCAACCAGCTTATTGATGGTGGCAAGCACTACGGATTTCTTGAAGTTGATGTCCGCCCTTCCGGCGACTACAACTATGAAGTCATCATGACGCCACGCTATGTATTCCCGCTAACAGATGAGGCCGGTAGTCCGACTGGAGTATTCGAACACCGGCAATACAACAATGTGGTTCGGGTTATCGTGGAGCGCTAG
- a CDS encoding spermidine/putrescine ABC transporter substrate-binding protein — protein sequence MFFDKTIVVTFVLLFTAVFAQASEPKELVLLNWANYMDPDVLVEFEQRTGISVKQRYFDSDSARGEILLETEGKGFDLALVNGASIRILAKRGWLAPVDESSIPNLKHIDPRWRTAFEGARSYGVPYFWGTLGIVYRKDLVPFTVSSWMDLLRPAEELHGKISMIGDSADLIGTALKALGYSLNITDEKAMQEAEALLQAQAPAVKTYRYISIGADSALLTGQVVMSMMYNGDMRMLQQHSDNIAFVLPKEGGNIWTDYLSVLSASPRKADAKRFIDFLNEPEIAARLAQFTHYATPNLSAEALLPAEFMNDPVIYPTGEALDNSEAYGRLPPRAQKRRAAIFSRLVD from the coding sequence ATGTTTTTTGATAAAACAATCGTCGTGACATTTGTTCTGCTCTTTACTGCCGTTTTTGCCCAAGCCTCTGAGCCCAAAGAGTTGGTGCTCCTTAACTGGGCAAATTACATGGATCCGGATGTTCTGGTGGAGTTCGAACAACGCACAGGCATCAGCGTCAAACAAAGATATTTCGACTCTGATTCGGCCCGGGGGGAGATACTGCTCGAGACCGAAGGAAAAGGGTTCGATCTGGCTCTTGTTAACGGCGCTTCGATCCGGATCCTGGCCAAGCGTGGTTGGCTTGCCCCTGTTGATGAGTCGAGCATCCCTAATCTGAAGCACATTGATCCACGCTGGCGTACCGCCTTTGAGGGGGCCAGAAGCTATGGTGTGCCTTACTTCTGGGGGACGCTGGGCATTGTTTATCGTAAAGATCTTGTCCCTTTCACCGTTTCAAGCTGGATGGACCTGTTGCGGCCGGCAGAAGAGCTTCACGGGAAAATCAGCATGATTGGAGATAGTGCGGATTTGATCGGCACGGCTCTCAAAGCGCTGGGGTACTCTCTCAACATTACTGATGAGAAGGCGATGCAAGAGGCAGAGGCGCTGCTGCAAGCACAGGCTCCTGCGGTCAAGACCTATCGTTATATATCCATTGGCGCGGATTCTGCCCTGCTGACAGGTCAGGTTGTCATGAGCATGATGTATAACGGGGACATGCGGATGCTGCAGCAGCATAGCGACAACATTGCGTTTGTGCTTCCGAAAGAGGGTGGCAACATCTGGACGGACTATCTGAGTGTACTGAGCGCCTCCCCCAGAAAGGCAGATGCCAAACGTTTCATTGATTTCCTCAATGAGCCGGAGATCGCTGCACGGTTGGCGCAGTTTACCCACTATGCCACGCCCAATCTGTCTGCAGAAGCATTGCTGCCGGCTGAGTTCATGAATGATCCGGTAATCTATCCGACCGGGGAGGCACTGGACAATTCGGAAGCCTATGGTCGTTTACCTCCCCGGGCGCAAAAACGCCGGGCTGCGATCTTTTCGCGACTTGTCGACTGA
- a CDS encoding putative bifunctional diguanylate cyclase/phosphodiesterase, translating to MRLHAKVLLVVVPLAVIPLMILGWLAYDQLRSSAVERSSSQMTALMDQMARSFQMHQSVAEANARLFADASLMRAYALTEDDEERYVLVLPSLLKLFSSYLHAYPGYTEIRFLLPDGYEDARATLIPIPNATEEEGDTPFFQELSRHKGEAFVRVSTPPDSHAISLQVAQPVRLIDPVTQDPLNGKPTLRGYLVVTMGLDFMAEQVASSRIGENGHTLIVDESGRVLFHRDPSRLGQHIPASLLRKIMGTGAREQLMPAFFQEAESLLATRRLHEGLMLIGVLPEWELLEESQRLGSIVAWIILGTVVLMIISLLMAMNALMVRPLKQLMGAVREIGRGNLAPEMALPSKDELGQLARSFQEMAGNLESSRVKVEQLAYHDSLTGLPNRFRAHENLRRMISLAQKTDAKMAVLFLDLDNFKRVNDTLGHQVGDQLLKEMAARLSSVLRAEDFIFQEELQNTSHILARLGGDEFVVLLPRIDGAQDAARVAARILDIMKAPFHFDDQEIYSSTSIGISLFPDDGTGVDDLIKRADAAMYQAKEQGRNNFQFYSASYNLAVFDHISLEGRLRRAIENSELELYYQPLVEAKTGKIVGLEALLRWNDPLEGIIPPDRFIPIAEDSGLILPIGEWVLREAGRQLSIWQAAGLSDACVSVNVSAIQLQRQDLFTIVGEVLEHNSLAPWQLELEITETALMKIRPEVIAELDALRQKGVTISLDDFGTGYSSLSLLQELPIGKLKIDKSFVRDMLVDPKDAAIVSAVLFIAKSLGLRSTAEGVETPEQAARLAEEGCDQLQGYLLCRPLPVADMGRFLKARKATDLLSTE from the coding sequence ATGCGCCTTCATGCCAAGGTTCTTTTAGTTGTCGTTCCTTTAGCTGTGATTCCGCTGATGATTCTGGGGTGGCTGGCCTATGACCAGTTGCGCTCAAGCGCGGTAGAGCGCAGTTCCAGCCAGATGACAGCATTAATGGATCAGATGGCGCGCAGCTTTCAGATGCACCAGAGTGTTGCAGAAGCGAACGCCAGATTATTTGCGGATGCCTCGCTGATGCGCGCGTATGCGCTGACGGAAGATGATGAAGAGCGGTATGTATTAGTGCTGCCTTCCCTGCTGAAGTTGTTTTCCAGCTATCTGCACGCCTACCCTGGTTATACCGAAATTCGTTTCCTGCTGCCGGATGGCTACGAGGATGCTCGTGCCACCTTGATACCAATTCCGAACGCTACTGAAGAAGAAGGCGATACTCCCTTCTTTCAGGAACTCAGCCGTCATAAGGGTGAGGCATTTGTCCGGGTTTCCACTCCCCCTGATAGTCATGCGATATCTCTGCAGGTTGCGCAACCTGTCCGGTTGATTGATCCGGTTACTCAGGATCCCCTTAACGGCAAGCCAACGTTGCGAGGTTATCTGGTCGTTACTATGGGGCTGGATTTTATGGCGGAACAGGTAGCCTCCAGCCGGATAGGCGAAAACGGCCATACGCTGATCGTCGATGAAAGCGGCAGGGTTCTTTTTCATCGTGACCCGTCCCGACTGGGTCAGCATATACCGGCGTCGCTGTTGAGAAAGATTATGGGTACAGGAGCGCGTGAACAGCTTATGCCTGCTTTTTTTCAAGAGGCAGAGAGTCTGCTGGCAACCCGCCGCTTGCACGAAGGACTGATGTTGATCGGCGTATTGCCGGAATGGGAGTTGCTGGAAGAAAGTCAGAGGCTGGGAAGTATTGTCGCCTGGATCATACTGGGCACCGTAGTGCTGATGATTATCTCGCTGTTGATGGCCATGAATGCCCTTATGGTTCGTCCATTGAAACAATTGATGGGGGCGGTTCGCGAGATCGGCCGTGGAAACCTGGCCCCGGAAATGGCGTTGCCGAGCAAAGACGAACTGGGCCAGCTGGCACGAAGTTTTCAGGAAATGGCGGGCAATCTGGAAAGTTCACGCGTCAAGGTGGAACAGCTGGCATACCACGACAGCCTGACTGGGTTACCTAACCGGTTCCGGGCGCATGAGAATCTACGCCGTATGATCTCTCTTGCCCAAAAAACAGACGCCAAAATGGCGGTGTTGTTCCTCGATCTGGATAACTTCAAACGGGTTAATGACACCCTGGGTCATCAGGTGGGAGACCAGCTTCTTAAAGAGATGGCAGCGCGTCTCAGCTCGGTTTTACGGGCAGAAGATTTCATCTTTCAGGAAGAACTTCAAAATACCTCGCATATTCTCGCTCGACTGGGTGGCGATGAGTTTGTCGTACTTTTACCCAGGATCGATGGGGCTCAGGATGCGGCCAGGGTTGCTGCCCGTATTCTGGATATCATGAAGGCACCATTCCATTTTGATGATCAGGAGATATATAGCAGCACCAGTATTGGAATCTCGTTGTTTCCTGATGATGGTACCGGGGTGGATGATCTGATCAAGCGTGCTGATGCCGCTATGTATCAGGCAAAGGAACAGGGGCGTAACAATTTCCAGTTCTATTCCGCTTCATACAACCTTGCAGTGTTCGACCATATTTCGCTGGAGGGCAGGCTGAGACGTGCCATAGAAAACAGCGAACTGGAGCTCTACTATCAGCCGTTGGTGGAGGCAAAGACAGGTAAAATAGTCGGGTTGGAGGCCCTTCTGCGCTGGAATGATCCGTTGGAGGGAATTATTCCTCCGGACAGGTTCATCCCTATTGCTGAGGATAGCGGTTTGATTCTGCCGATTGGAGAATGGGTCCTGCGGGAGGCGGGACGTCAATTGTCCATCTGGCAGGCTGCCGGGCTCAGCGATGCCTGTGTTTCTGTCAATGTCTCCGCCATACAGTTGCAACGCCAGGACCTGTTCACAATTGTCGGTGAAGTATTGGAACATAACAGCCTGGCCCCCTGGCAACTGGAGCTGGAAATTACCGAAACCGCTCTGATGAAAATCAGGCCGGAAGTTATTGCCGAACTGGATGCACTACGCCAAAAGGGTGTGACAATTTCACTGGATGACTTTGGCACCGGATACTCGTCCCTGAGCCTTTTGCAGGAGTTGCCAATAGGCAAACTCAAAATTGATAAAAGCTTTGTGCGGGACATGCTTGTGGATCCCAAGGATGCGGCCATCGTATCTGCTGTTCTGTTTATAGCAAAAAGCCTGGGTCTCCGCTCTACAGCTGAGGGCGTAGAAACCCCGGAACAGGCGGCCCGGCTGGCCGAAGAAGGGTGTGATCAGCTTCAGGGTTATCTGCTATGCCGGCCATTGCCTGTGGCTGATATGGGCCGGTTTTTGAAGGCTCGAAAGGCCACAGATTTGCTGAGTACGGAGTGA
- a CDS encoding DcaP family trimeric outer membrane transporter encodes MTKNKLSSSIQLFSGVLILGLANSASALQIETDEARIDIYGYARLNASYDINEDISRSSGTRSGDFSQINTGAAENSEASGYFGADAVQSRLGVRTSLANGVMVNIEGDFRGGTNGGQLRLRHAYGQYGNWLMGRTWSNYNSFVGNTSVLEMDGVAGNAGLYNRTAQVRYIQGNFTFAAESPKPKILDQTTKNGLPTLTARYENKAGALKFSSAALIQEVGYDTGINDDSAIGFAVFGAAKFQVTDTLSIQGNVNYTDGANSYLWRSGTNYYGEDAYLKGNNVETIVGYSANLGTTIKVGPGSLSAVYGMTTMDWDDAQDDGLAVGNQHERNTNAFLTYKWAPIKSVVFGVEYGRYEVKKINGDEGDANRLMFAAQYNF; translated from the coding sequence ATGACCAAGAACAAACTGTCCTCCTCAATACAACTATTTTCCGGCGTTCTTATTCTTGGCCTGGCCAACTCCGCAAGCGCATTACAGATCGAAACGGACGAAGCCAGGATTGACATCTACGGCTACGCCCGGTTGAACGCATCTTACGATATCAACGAAGATATCAGCAGAAGCAGTGGCACCCGGTCCGGTGACTTTAGCCAGATCAACACAGGCGCCGCAGAAAACAGTGAAGCCTCCGGTTACTTCGGCGCCGACGCCGTTCAATCCCGCCTGGGAGTTCGCACCAGCTTGGCCAATGGCGTTATGGTTAACATTGAAGGCGATTTCAGGGGCGGCACAAACGGTGGCCAACTCCGGCTGCGGCATGCGTATGGCCAATACGGCAACTGGCTGATGGGCCGCACCTGGTCCAACTACAACAGCTTTGTTGGCAACACTTCCGTATTGGAAATGGACGGTGTTGCAGGTAACGCGGGCCTCTATAACCGAACCGCCCAGGTGCGCTACATCCAGGGCAACTTCACCTTTGCCGCGGAAAGTCCAAAACCCAAAATCCTTGACCAGACCACCAAGAACGGCCTGCCTACACTCACCGCCCGCTACGAGAATAAAGCCGGTGCACTGAAGTTTTCCTCTGCCGCCCTGATCCAGGAGGTCGGATACGACACCGGCATCAACGACGATTCAGCTATCGGTTTCGCAGTCTTCGGTGCAGCCAAATTCCAGGTGACAGATACCTTGAGCATTCAGGGTAACGTCAACTATACGGATGGAGCTAACAGCTACCTTTGGCGCTCTGGTACAAACTACTATGGCGAAGACGCCTACCTGAAAGGAAACAACGTAGAAACTATCGTTGGCTATAGCGCCAATCTGGGCACAACCATAAAAGTTGGACCAGGATCCCTCAGCGCCGTCTATGGTATGACGACTATGGATTGGGACGATGCACAGGACGACGGCTTGGCCGTAGGCAACCAGCACGAACGCAACACAAATGCCTTCCTGACCTACAAATGGGCACCCATAAAAAGCGTTGTGTTCGGCGTAGAGTACGGTCGTTACGAAGTGAAGAAAATAAACGGTGACGAGGGTGATGCCAATCGCCTGATGTTCGCAGCACAGTACAACTTCTAG